The genomic window AAAACGAGAGGGTACTCGGCAGCAAGTACGGCTCGCCAGCCTGATCCAGAGCTCAACTTCTGCTCAACCGTTTTGGCAAACTCATCCATAATTTCTTCTGATGATCCAAAATGCAGAACAACCGTTGACTCGAATACTGCTCTTATCGATAATGCTATCATCTTTGGACTGACCGTGGCGTCGTCCATGCCGCTGAATGGATTTCGCACTAGCATCTTGTTGATTTCAAATGAACCCTCATCCTCAATGATTTCGTTCACCTCGTTCTCCAAAGGTGCGTAGAGTGGTATGTAGAAGGAATCGAGCTTTTCTTTGTCAATGATACCCTACAAAAGCGAATTGATTATTCATAAATATCCTATCATGAGGTAATATATATGTCCACAACGAAAATTCCTTTGTGGTTAAATAGCAATATATTGCTACTATAGTAACCCAGCGCaaacaaatataaaacaaaGGGCATGGGAATCTCAGACGACTTAATGTAACCAAGTGAATGCAATAAATTAAGCTTCCGTtatcctaaaaaaaaagagggcacGGAGAACTAAACATGTGCTCACCCTGGATGCCATGTCATTCAAAGCTACTGCTACCACCTGCCATGCCTGATTGGATCTTGAGATAGGGTTTTCCGAGCACCGGCCATACAAGGAGATAACCATCCGGCCTCCCGTCACCAATTCTTGAGCCCTCAAGCTCAAGAACTGCGTGAAATCCTTCCTGAACTGGCGAGCATAAGCATCCCCAACAGCTGCACGCCTCGACACCCTAAGATGTTCAACCATGTCATACATAGGTATTTTACCCTCCTTAAGATCATCTGgtgcctgttttttttttaattacaaaaTGCACAACTTAAGGTCCATTATACTCATCGGTAGCATGACTTTCATAGAACAATTTAATCAAGAATTATAGTTACCTTTGATAGCCAGTGCAAGCTGTTCGACGAGCAAACAAAATGCAGAGAGCCACAGGGGAATAGCCTCTCGTAGAATGACCCAGGTATCATTCCGATTCCGGTGATCACAACCGGATCGTCTAGATCGCCATGGCTGTGCTTCAGAGTCGCCAAGCTTTTCGCGACGGAGTTAAAATCGTTGCTGGGCAAATCGTTCAAGAAGACGCACACCTCTGGCGGTGGCTGTTGCTGCTGTGCACAGTGATGGTGGATAGCATCGAGAGCAGCCGAGACAAGCGTTAGCGCGTTCGGGCCTGAGGAGCAGCCCAAGTCTGCAATCGCCATGCTCTTTGGGAGAATGGTGCTCGTCGGTTCGCATAAGTCTGTGATGGCCTCATTTATCAGCATCTTCATTCTATCTTGCTCTGTTTTCTGCATAAAATCAATTGTTTAGATAGGTTTGTTGTGaagtttattactccctccgtcctaaaatataagcaattttatcatagtgacaagtcaaatatttgtaattttagctattgaaaaatataaaaaagattaatcatgtaaaattgatgttattagtagatttataattaaacaaactatcacaatatgcaactctttttatttaaaacatcttatttttatagatatcgTTGGTCAAAGTAGAATCTCGAATACCGTGTCAAAATCtaaaagtgcttatattttaggacgaatggaatatttaattatttgggAAAAGTCTGAATTTCATCCTTAGAtcaggtacaatagtagactataagccaactataaccacatatcaagaaaaaaagataagagagagaagaaagcggactgcagatttgtagccggctgcaacacgACCTCCAAGATGTtacgtgtgtatgagaggtgggaccgggtattaatgatatagtatatttttatagttaactattgtataaatgggctattagattagctataaaagatttggagccagtagttgactacactat from Oryza glaberrima chromosome 6, OglaRS2, whole genome shotgun sequence includes these protein-coding regions:
- the LOC127777513 gene encoding probable methyltransferase TCM_000336, with product MTTKEILHMNAGHGETSYARNSTVQKTEQDRMKMLINEAITDLCEPTSTILPKSMAIADLGCSSGPNALTLVSAALDAIHHHCAQQQQPPPEVCVFLNDLPSNDFNSVAKSLATLKHSHGDLDDPVVITGIGMIPGSFYERLFPCGSLHFVCSSNSLHWLSKAPDDLKEGKIPMYDMVEHLRVSRRAAVGDAYARQFRKDFTQFLSLRAQELVTGGRMVISLYGRCSENPISRSNQAWQVVAVALNDMASRGIIDKEKLDSFYIPLYAPLENEVNEIIEDEGSFEINKMLVRNPFSGMDDATVSPKMIALSIRAVFESTVVLHFGSSEEIMDEFAKTVEQKLSSGSGWRAVLAAEYPLVLLCLSLTRVI